One window of the Anaeromyxobacter dehalogenans 2CP-C genome contains the following:
- a CDS encoding helix-turn-helix domain-containing protein produces MDLLTRFAGNVRRLRSKKNLSQKALADKVGISVSYVSMLERGQRSPPLETIEKMAKALGVPPAALLGGR; encoded by the coding sequence ATGGATCTCCTGACGCGCTTTGCCGGCAACGTGCGGCGCCTCCGCTCGAAGAAGAACCTCTCGCAGAAGGCGCTGGCCGACAAGGTCGGGATCTCCGTGTCGTACGTCTCGATGCTGGAGCGCGGGCAACGCTCGCCGCCGCTCGAGACCATCGAGAAGATGGCGAAGGCCCTCGGCGTCCCCCCGGCCGCGCTGCTCGGCGGCCGCTAG